From Methylobacterium radiodurans, a single genomic window includes:
- a CDS encoding MBL fold metallo-hydrolase codes for MASLTLRILGCGSSGGVPRVGYGWGACDPADPRNRRRRCSILAERRDAGGTTRVLVDTSPDLREQLLDAEVQRLDAVLFTHAHADHTHGIDDLRPLVIQMRARIPVYADAITRALLTARFGYCFETPPGSAYPPILDLRVLDERAETEIAGEGGCLTAEALPVEHGNEAALGFRFGPAAYMPDVSLIPEAAEARLRGLDLLIIDALRETPHPTHYSVTDALALIERVRPRRAVLTNLHTDLDYRTLADRLPAIVQPAYDGLSLDVDL; via the coding sequence ATGGCGTCGCTGACCCTGCGTATCCTCGGCTGCGGTTCGTCCGGCGGCGTGCCGCGCGTCGGCTACGGCTGGGGCGCCTGCGATCCGGCCGATCCGCGCAACCGCCGCCGCCGCTGCTCGATCCTGGCCGAGCGGCGCGATGCGGGTGGCACCACCCGTGTGCTCGTCGACACCTCGCCGGACCTGCGCGAGCAGCTCCTCGACGCCGAGGTCCAGCGGCTCGACGCGGTGCTGTTCACCCACGCGCATGCCGACCACACCCACGGCATCGACGACCTGCGCCCGCTGGTGATCCAGATGCGGGCGCGCATCCCGGTCTACGCCGATGCGATCACGCGGGCGCTGCTCACCGCCCGCTTCGGCTACTGCTTCGAGACGCCGCCCGGCAGCGCCTACCCACCGATCCTCGACCTGCGTGTCCTCGACGAGCGCGCCGAGACCGAGATCGCGGGGGAGGGCGGGTGTCTCACCGCCGAGGCGCTGCCGGTGGAGCACGGCAACGAGGCGGCGCTCGGCTTCCGGTTCGGCCCGGCCGCCTACATGCCCGATGTCAGCCTCATCCCCGAGGCGGCCGAAGCGCGGTTGCGCGGGCTCGACCTCCTGATCATCGATGCCCTGCGCGAGACCCCGCACCCGACGCACTACTCGGTCACGGACGCCCTCGCGCTGATCGAGCGGGTGCGCCCGCGCCGGGCGGTTCTGACGAACCTGCACACGGATCTCGACTACCGGACGCTCGCGGACCGTCTGCCTGCTATCGTACAGCCCGCCTATGACGGCCTGAGCCTCGACGTGGATCTCTGA